One region of Sardina pilchardus chromosome 18, fSarPil1.1, whole genome shotgun sequence genomic DNA includes:
- the LOC134064500 gene encoding calmodulin-regulated spectrin-associated protein 1-B-like, whose product METQAPEMKMGVETSGERQQEDRASLMENTTSVKDVKTCGKVEKADRASELRELEEHFYALEADRRNLQYLLQEQKEDHAMALRALEREAIQERLEWERQMRKREEALHSAFMSVVISRQKMLKDLKSTTSLMDRTSGTGHIVTSPTVPQGGKNQNGTAVGLDRQRRKWWFLSCCSSHVDSQDSNTSSATADKMADLQLIAKLEERVRKAEAKKQQKALKKAEKKAEKAEKQAEKAEKKAEKQAKKAEKKAEKQAKKAEKKTMKAEKKTAKKEAKKAGKKDEVKENSLKQSLSSATKE is encoded by the exons ATGGAAACTCAGGCACCTGAGATGAAGATGGGGGTGGAGACCTCTGGAGAGAGGCAGCAGGAGGACAGGGCCTCTTTAATGGAGAACACCACCTCTGTCAAGGACGTGAAGACCTGTGGAAAGGTGGAGAAGGCAGACAGGGCTTCTGAGCTGAGGGAACTTGAGGAGCACTTCTATGCTCTTGAGGCAGACAGGAGAAACCTCCAGTATCTCCTGCAAGAGCAGAAAGAAGACCATGCAATGGCACTGAGAGCCCTGGAGAGAGAAGCTATCCAGGAGAGACTGGAGTGGGAGAGgcagatgaggaagagagaggaggcccTGCATTCTGCCTTTATGTCTGTGGTTATCAGCAGACAAAAGATGTTGAAAGACCTGAAG agTACCACCAGTCTCATGGACAGGACCAGTGGGACTGGACACATTGTCACCTCTCCTACTGTTCCTCAG GGTGGCAAAAACCAGAACGGAACAGCAGTGGGCCTGGACAGGCAACGCAGAAAATGGTGGTTCCTCTCATGCTGCTCTTCCCATGTTGATTCTCAG gACTCGAACACCAGCAGTGCGACAGCAGACAAGATGGCAGATCTGCAGCTGATCGCAAAGCTGGAGGAGCGTGTTAGAAAGGCTGAAGCAAAAAAGCAGCAAAAAGCCCTTAAGAAGGCAGAGAAGAAGGCAGAGAAGGCAGAGAAGCAGGCAGAGAAGGCAGAGAAGAAGGCAGAAAAGCAGGCAAAGAAGGCAGAGAAAAAGGCAGAAAAGCAGGCAAAGAAGGCAGAGAAGAAAACGATGAAGGCTGAGAAGAAGACAGccaagaaagaggcaaagaaAGCAGGGAAGAAGGATGAAGTCAAGGAAAACAGTCTGAAACAGTCTCTGTCTTCAGCTACAAAGGAATGA